One Mesotoga infera genomic window, TCACTAAAATCCTAGTCCTTCAAACCAATCATGACACAACAAAGGCTTCAGTTCTCGTAAGAATTAGGAGTCTGACCCGTTCAATTTCCGAATTCCGGTCTTGCCGACTATTCTGTCTCGATCGCCCGGCGAGATCCTTCCCTGGACAGCAGCAGAATTGACAAAAGAGATGAAGTCCTCTCCGCCTGGAATTATGTGATTTGTGTATGATTCGAGAAGCTTGTCTGAAAGAGCCCTGGAGCCGTCTTCAAGCCTAGAAACCAGGGACTTCGTCCTTCCCAGCAGGAGCGCCATCTCCTCCTGAGTGAGGTTTAGATTCTCTCTGGCTTTCCTGAGATCTTCCGCCGAAGGGATGCAATGGACCATCTCATAATCGTCCCAGATCTTCTTCCAAGCTTCATCGAGTGATCTGGCATCTACATATGAACTTCCACATTCATCACATTTATAGACATCGTAGGAAAGTCTGACTCGACTTCCCTTGAAACTCTCGATGCTCTCTTCCTTAGATAGGCGCATTTCCCTTCCACATTCGGGACATCTCATGAAATCAACTCCCGTACTCTGCAAGATGCAAAGATAAACAGATGAGCCGTTCCCTAAAGCTATAACTCAGCTTGAAATACACTTTGTCTTTGTATTCATAGTCTTCTGGGGCCAAAAATTCATCATCGGTAATATCAAGTTCTCTGAGTATTGATTCAAGCGGTAAGGATTTCCA contains:
- a CDS encoding helix-turn-helix domain-containing protein — its product is MALGNGSSVYLCILQSTGVDFMRCPECGREMRLSKEESIESFKGSRVRLSYDVYKCDECGSSYVDARSLDEAWKKIWDDYEMVHCIPSAEDLRKARENLNLTQEEMALLLGRTKSLVSRLEDGSRALSDKLLESYTNHIIPGGEDFISFVNSAAVQGRISPGDRDRIVGKTGIRKLNGSDS